Part of the Streptomyces sp. WMMC500 genome is shown below.
TCGGCCCGTTCACCTGGGACGTCAGGCGGCTGGCCGGCTCGCTGGCGCTCATCGGTTACACCAAGGCGCTCAGCGACGGGCAGATCTCCGGCCTCGTCCGCGCGTACGCCGACGCCTACCGGGAGCGCATCCGCGCGCTGGCCGCCGGCGCCAAGGACGACGAGGTGCCGCCCTTCACCCTCGACACCGCCACCGGACCGCTCCTCGGCGCGCTGCGCACCGCCCGCGCCCACACCCGCTTCGGGCTGCTGGAGTCGATGACGGAGGTACGGGACTTCGAGCGCCGCTTCACCTCCGGCGGCGGCGCCATCGAGCTGGACGCGGCCACCCGCGCCCGGGTGCTCGACGCCTTCGAGGGCTACCTGGAGACGCTGCCCTCCGGCAGCCGGGAGCGGCGGCCGGACGCGTACCGGGTGAAGGACGTCGTCGGCCGCCGGGGCATCGGCATCGGCAGCGCGGGGCTGCCGTCGTACAACATCCTTCTCGAAGGGCACAGCGACGCCCTGGAGAACGACATCGTCATCTACATGAAGCGCGGCCAGACCCCGGCCGTCGCCCGGCACATCACCGACCCGGCGATCCGCGGCTACTTCCGCCACGAGGGGCACCGCACGGTCATCTCGCAGCGCGCGCTGCAGGCCGCGTCCGACCCGTGGCTGGGCTGGACCGAGCTGGACGGGGCGGGGCAGTTGGTCGCGGAGGTCTCCCCGTACGCGGTGGACCTGGACTGGTCCGACATCGACGACCCGGAGCAGGCCGGGGCCGTCGTGGGCGACCTGGGGCGGGCGACCGCCACCATGCACGCGGCGGCGGACGTGGACGAGAGCGGGCACTCGCTGGTGCCGTTCTCGACCGAGCGGGCGATCGACGCGGCGATCTCGGCGGACGCCGACGGGTTCACGGAGATGCTGGTGGACTTCGCGCACGACTACGGCGTACGGGCGCGCCGCGACCACCAGATCTTCGTCGACCTCTTCCGCAACGGGCGGATCGCCGGCCTCTGAGCGACGGCACCCGGCGGGGAACAGGGCGCGCACGCGGACGGCGTGCGCGCCCTGACGTGTACGCGTCCCCTTGACATCATTATTGGTCTGGACCAACCTGTCCCTCGCGCACCCCCGCCAGGCCCCAACACCCCAAGCCACGGAGGCAGTTGTGGACCGTATCCTGCGCCTGTTCAGACACCGCTCCCGCCCGTCCGCTCCGCTCGCCCCGGTCGCCGCCCTGCTCGCCGCGCTCGCCCTGCTCGCCGGCGCGCTCTCCGGCACCGCCGCGGGCGCCGCCGCACCCGGGGCAGCCGCCGCCGAGCCCAACCTCGTCCGCAACGGCGGCATCGAGACCGGCCTCGACGGCTGGAGCTGCTCCGCCGGCAGCGGCTCGGCGGTCTCCAGCCCGGTGCACGGCGGCACCTCCGCCCTGCGGGTCCAGCCGTCGGCCAACGACCAGGGCCAGTGCACCCAGACCGTGCCCGTACGCCCCGGCTCGCAGTACGCGCTGAGCGGCTGGGTGCAGGGCTCGTACGCCTACCTCGGCGCCCGCGGCACCGGCACCACCGACGTCTCGGACTGGACCTCCTCCGCGAGCACCTGGACCGAGCTGAGCACGTCCTTCACCACGGGACCGAGCACCACCTCGGTGACGATCTACGTGCACGGCTGGTACGGCCAGCCCGCCTTCCACGCCGACGACCTCACGCTCACCGGCCCCGGCGGCGACCCGGGCACGATCCCCGCCGTCCCCTCCGGCCTGTCGGTCGACTCCACCACCGCCACCTCCGTCTCGCTGTCCTGGAGCGCGGTGAGCGGCGCGACGGGCTACACCGTCTACCGCGACGGCACCCGCGCCACCTCGGTGACCGGCACCTCGGCCACCGTCACCGGGCTGACCGCCGCGACCGCGTACCGCTTCGAGGTGGCCGCGACCAACGCCGCCGGCGAGTCCGCGAAGTCGGCCACGGTCAGCGCCACCACCCGGGACAACACCGGCAACCCCGGCGCCTCCCTGCCCGCCCACGCCCTCGTCGGCTACCTGCACACCAGCTTCGCCAACGGCTCCGGCTACACGCGCATGGCGGACGTCCCGGCGAGCTGGGACGTCATCAACCTCGCCTTCGGCGAGCCGACCTCGGTGACCTCCGGTGACATCCGCTTCCAGCTCTGCCCGCAGACCGAGTGCCCGAACGTGGAGTCGGCGGCCGAGTTCAAGGCGGCGATCGCGGCCAAGCGGGCGGCGGGCAAGAAGGTGCTGCTGTCCATCGGCGGCCAGAACGGCCAGGTCCAGCTCACCAGCACGGCCGCGCGCGACGCGTTCGTCCGGTCGGTGAGCGCCATCATCGACGAGTACGGGCTCGACGGCGTCGACATCGACTTCGAGGGCCACTCTCTGTCCCTGAACACGAACGACACCGACTTCAGGAACCCGACCACCCCGGTGATCGTCAACCTGATCTCGGCGCTGAAGTCGCTCAAGGCGAAGTACGGCGAGGACTTCGTCCTCACGATGGCGCCGGAGACGTTCTTCGTGCAGATGGGCTACCAGTTCTACGGCACCGGCCAGTGGGGCGGCCAGGACCCGCGCTGCGGCGCGTACCTGCCGGTGATCCACGCGCTGCGCGACTCGCTGACGCTGCTGCACGTCCAGGACTACAACTCCGGCCCGATCATGGGGCTGGACAACCAGTACCACACCATGGGCGGCGCGGACTTCCACATCGCGATGACGGACATGCTGCTCACCGGCTTCCCCGTCGCGGGCAACTCCGAGCGGTTCTTCCCGGCGCTGCGCCCCGACCAGGTGGCCATCGGGATGCCGGCCAGCCCCAACGCCGGCAACGGGCACGTGTCGACCGGCGAGGTGAACAAGACGCTGGACTGCCTGACGAAGGGCAGCAACTGCGGCTCGTACCAGACCCACGGCACCTGGCCCGCCATGCGCGGGCTGATGACCTGGTCGATCAACTGGGACCGGTTCAACAACTGGGAGTTCTCCCGGAACTTCGACGCCTACTGGCCGTAGGACCGCGGGCCCGCCCGACGCGTGCCGGTCGCAGGCACGCGGGGCACGCGCGCCGCGCCCGCCCCGCGTGCCTGCGGGGCGGGCGCGGTCGGGCCGCCCGGCGCTGGGCCCGGGCCACCCGCCGGTCCCGTGTGGGGCCGGGACCGGGCTCGGCCGGCGTCCGGTTCCGGACGCGGCCGGGGACCGGGTCCGGCTCAGCCGAAGTTGCGGTCCACGCGGGCTGCTTCGTTCGCGTTCGGGTAGGCGTTGCGGCAGGAGGTCCCGGGGCCGCCGCCGGACATCAGTTCGCTGCACGGGCCGCTGTAGTTGTCCGGCAGGCCGAGGATGTGGCCGGTCTCGTGGGAGACGACGCGCAGCGAGTAGTACTGCTGGGTCTGGCGGAGGTCCAGGAAGACGTAGCCGTGGCCGCGGCCGTCCGTGACCGCGTGGCTGCCGCGCGGGTCGTTGCCCTGGCGGTAGCTGAAGTCACCGGAGCCCGAGGTCTCCGCGAGCGTGATGTTGGTGGTGGCGTCGTTCCATATCTGGGTGCTCTGGGCTATGTCACCCTGGTAGTTGGGGGCGCTCGCGTCGTTGTACGTGATGGTGACGGCCTGGAAACCGGGTTCTGCCGCCTGCTTCTCGCGCGCCTTCTCCCGGATCATCTCGAAGAAGGCCCGGTTCTCCGCCTGCTGCTCGCGGTCGTGCCCGGTGTACGCCGCGGTGGTGGTCCGCGTCGTCTGCCGGTCGTGGTGGTCGGCCGCGGGTGCCGGGGAGGCGGCCAGGCCGGTCAGCGCCAGGCCGAGGCCCAAGGCGGTGGAGACCAGTCTTCCGGAGAGCTTCATGGGGGTCTTCTCCTCACGAACGATTGGTCGGTCGGTCGGTGAGGAGTCTGCGGGCCGAGAGGTGGCCGGGGGCAGATCTCATCCGGTGATAGCGGCGGGCGATCCCACCCTGCCGACGCCCCCGGCCGGGGCGGAACGACGCATAGGTGTAGTGCCCCTGACAAATAATTGCGGTTATGCTCCCTGCGTGGAGCTGGAGTTGCGGCATCTGCGCGCGCTGTGCGCGATCTCCGACACCGGAAGTGTGCACGGGGCGGCCAGGTGGCTCGGGGTCTCCCAGCCTGCCCTGACGGCACAGTTGAACCGGATCGAACGGGCCGTGGGCGGCCGGCTGTTCGTCCGCGACCGTTCCGGCTGCCGCCCGACCCCGCTCGGCCGCTCCCTGACCACCAGGGCCCGGCCGCTCCTCGCCGAGATGTCCACCCTGGTCAGCGAGGCGCGCGAGGAGGCCCGCGCGCTGGAGAGCGGGCCGCGGCTGCGGCTGGGCAGCACCGCGAACCGGGCGGTGGCCGGCTGGCTGTGCCGGCTGCGCGGCCGGTTCCCGGACACGGACGTGTCCATCCGCGTCGATCCGTCGCCGAACTCGCTGCTGCGGATGGTCGCCGAGGGGCAGCTCGACGTCGCGTTCGTGCACGAGGTCACCGGCTGCCCGCTGCGCGTACCCGACGGCGTCGGCCAGCGCACGCTGCTCTGGCGCGAGCCGCAGTTCGTCGCCCTGCCCGCGGCGCACCCCGCCGCCGAGCGCGAGGAGGTCGCGCTCGCCGACCTGTCCGGGCACCCGTGGGTCGTCGACCCGCACGTGGACGGCGAGTGGTACGGCATCCGCCGGATGTTCGCCAGCGCGGGGCTGGAGCTGCGGGTCATCCAGGGCGACTACCTGACGGGCGCCGACCTGGTACGCGCCGGGGTCGCCGTCACCCCGTGCCAGCCCACCTCGACCCCTCGCCCCGGCATGGCGATCAGGCCGCTGCGCGGCGACCCGCTGACCGTACGGCTGCTGCTGGCCGCCCGGGCGGCGTCGACCACGGACGGCGAGTTCCACGCCGTCTACACCGCGCTGGAGGACGCCTACCGCGAGGCGGCCAGATCCACCGAGACCTACCTGCGCTGGCTGCACCGCAACGACAACCCGTTGCTGCTCACCTGACGCCCGCCCGCGCGCGCACCCGGGCGCCGCCGCCCGCGCCTGGCAGCGGACACCGGGACCGGTTTACTATCCCTTTACCCTGATGTCGGAGACACTCGAGAAGAGACACCCCGACACCCACCCGCGATCACGAAGGAGCAGCGGTCCCGCAATGGGCGAACCTCCCAGTACCAGCCGTGCCACAGCCCGCCGGAGAACGAGTGACGGGGCGGGGGTGGCACGGTGACCGAGATCCTTCTGCTGCTCGCCGCCCTCGCGCTCACCTTCGCCTGCGCGATCTTCGTGGCGGCTGAGTTCTCCCTGACCACCGTCGAGCGGGGCGACCTGGAGCGGGCCGCCGCCGCGGGTGAGCGGGGCGCCGAGGGCGCCCTCAAGGCCGTCCGCCGGCTCACCTTCCAGCTCTCCGGCGCACAGCTCGGCATCACCGTGACCTCGCTGGTCATCGGCATGCTGGCCGAGCCCTCGCTCGCCACGCTGCTGCGCGGCCCGCTGCGGGCCCTGGGCCTGGGCGGCACGGCCTCGCCGGTGGCGACCCTGCTGGGCGTGGCGCTGTCCACGGTGGTCCTGATGGTGATCGGCGAGCTGGTGCCGAAGAACTGGGCGATCGCCCGGCCGCTGGCCGTGGCGAAGGCCGTCGCCGGGCCGCAGCGCGGCTTCACCGCCGCCTTCGGCCCGTTCATCCGCCATCTGAACAGCACCGCGAACCGCGCCGTGCGCCGCGCCGGCCTGGAGCCGGCCGAGGAGCTGGCCTCGGCGCGCACGCCCGACGAGCTGGTCTCGCTGGCCCGGCACTCCGCCGCGGGCGGCGCGCTGGAGGCGGACTCCGCCGAGCTGTTCGTCCGTACCCTGCACCTGCACGAGCTGACCGCGGAGAACGTCATGACGCCGCGCGTCGACGTCAAGGCGCTGGAGTCGGGCGCCACGGCCGCCGACGCGGCGAACCTCGCCCACGCCACCGGCCTGTCCCGCTTCCCCGTCTACGCCCGCAGCCTGGACGAGGTCGTCGGCACGGTGCACATCCGCGACGTGCTCGCGCTGCAGCCGCGCACGCGGGCCGCGACGCCGGTCACCGAGCTGGCCACCGAGCCGCTGCTGGTGCCCGAGACGCTGCCCGCCGACCGGCTGCTGGAGCACCTGCGCGAGCGGCGCACGATGGCCGTGGTCATCGACGAGTACGGCGGCACCGCCGGCGTCGCCACGATGGAGGACATCGTGGAGGAGGTCGTCGGCGAGGTGCGCGACGAGC
Proteins encoded:
- a CDS encoding LysR family transcriptional regulator yields the protein MRHLRALCAISDTGSVHGAARWLGVSQPALTAQLNRIERAVGGRLFVRDRSGCRPTPLGRSLTTRARPLLAEMSTLVSEAREEARALESGPRLRLGSTANRAVAGWLCRLRGRFPDTDVSIRVDPSPNSLLRMVAEGQLDVAFVHEVTGCPLRVPDGVGQRTLLWREPQFVALPAAHPAAEREEVALADLSGHPWVVDPHVDGEWYGIRRMFASAGLELRVIQGDYLTGADLVRAGVAVTPCQPTSTPRPGMAIRPLRGDPLTVRLLLAARAASTTDGEFHAVYTALEDAYREAARSTETYLRWLHRNDNPLLLT
- a CDS encoding DUF2252 domain-containing protein codes for the protein MVTDTKDAQRGEEILAVFDSAFGELLAADPAAFRLKFRKMAASAFAFYRGTACLYYHDLETGERDDPFLTEQTGRVWIHGDLHAENFGTYMDANGRLVFNVNDFDEAFVGPFTWDVRRLAGSLALIGYTKALSDGQISGLVRAYADAYRERIRALAAGAKDDEVPPFTLDTATGPLLGALRTARAHTRFGLLESMTEVRDFERRFTSGGGAIELDAATRARVLDAFEGYLETLPSGSRERRPDAYRVKDVVGRRGIGIGSAGLPSYNILLEGHSDALENDIVIYMKRGQTPAVARHITDPAIRGYFRHEGHRTVISQRALQAASDPWLGWTELDGAGQLVAEVSPYAVDLDWSDIDDPEQAGAVVGDLGRATATMHAAADVDESGHSLVPFSTERAIDAAISADADGFTEMLVDFAHDYGVRARRDHQIFVDLFRNGRIAGL
- a CDS encoding hemolysin family protein, which produces MTEILLLLAALALTFACAIFVAAEFSLTTVERGDLERAAAAGERGAEGALKAVRRLTFQLSGAQLGITVTSLVIGMLAEPSLATLLRGPLRALGLGGTASPVATLLGVALSTVVLMVIGELVPKNWAIARPLAVAKAVAGPQRGFTAAFGPFIRHLNSTANRAVRRAGLEPAEELASARTPDELVSLARHSAAGGALEADSAELFVRTLHLHELTAENVMTPRVDVKALESGATAADAANLAHATGLSRFPVYARSLDEVVGTVHIRDVLALQPRTRAATPVTELATEPLLVPETLPADRLLEHLRERRTMAVVIDEYGGTAGVATMEDIVEEVVGEVRDEHDPVELPDLQPAGVDGDGRPAWDADGSVRLDQLAELGLEAPEGPYETVAGLIATLLARIPAKGDAVHLAGWRLDVLAVEHHRADRVRIAAPAGGRAGAAPPRRAAAPDRRRPAQEVRR
- a CDS encoding snapalysin family zinc-dependent metalloprotease, encoding MKLSGRLVSTALGLGLALTGLAASPAPAADHHDRQTTRTTTAAYTGHDREQQAENRAFFEMIREKAREKQAAEPGFQAVTITYNDASAPNYQGDIAQSTQIWNDATTNITLAETSGSGDFSYRQGNDPRGSHAVTDGRGHGYVFLDLRQTQQYYSLRVVSHETGHILGLPDNYSGPCSELMSGGGPGTSCRNAYPNANEAARVDRNFG
- a CDS encoding glycoside hydrolase family 18 protein; amino-acid sequence: MDRILRLFRHRSRPSAPLAPVAALLAALALLAGALSGTAAGAAAPGAAAAEPNLVRNGGIETGLDGWSCSAGSGSAVSSPVHGGTSALRVQPSANDQGQCTQTVPVRPGSQYALSGWVQGSYAYLGARGTGTTDVSDWTSSASTWTELSTSFTTGPSTTSVTIYVHGWYGQPAFHADDLTLTGPGGDPGTIPAVPSGLSVDSTTATSVSLSWSAVSGATGYTVYRDGTRATSVTGTSATVTGLTAATAYRFEVAATNAAGESAKSATVSATTRDNTGNPGASLPAHALVGYLHTSFANGSGYTRMADVPASWDVINLAFGEPTSVTSGDIRFQLCPQTECPNVESAAEFKAAIAAKRAAGKKVLLSIGGQNGQVQLTSTAARDAFVRSVSAIIDEYGLDGVDIDFEGHSLSLNTNDTDFRNPTTPVIVNLISALKSLKAKYGEDFVLTMAPETFFVQMGYQFYGTGQWGGQDPRCGAYLPVIHALRDSLTLLHVQDYNSGPIMGLDNQYHTMGGADFHIAMTDMLLTGFPVAGNSERFFPALRPDQVAIGMPASPNAGNGHVSTGEVNKTLDCLTKGSNCGSYQTHGTWPAMRGLMTWSINWDRFNNWEFSRNFDAYWP